Below is a window of Trichosurus vulpecula isolate mTriVul1 chromosome 4, mTriVul1.pri, whole genome shotgun sequence DNA.
CCATTGTAGAGCCTTTCATAATAGACTACATTCCCTGAGTCATCCCATAGGTTATCAATGTTTAgtgtgttttcttctcttttaaggTTCTGTAGGAAGTTGGGAAGTTGCCAAAGACCATTTTTCTTCTGATGAAGCAGTCGAAGGTGATAATGAAGATGATACCATAGCttatgacaaagaaaatgaaagtgcAGCAGAATCTAACGTTGGGACGAATGCAGGCTGGGCAGATGCCATGGCTAAAATTCTTAACAAAAAAACTCCTAAAAGTAAGCCTACCATCCTCATCAAAaacaaagagctggagaaggaaaaagagaaagaaaaacaagagagactggagaaaagaaaacaggtgGGTCTTACATCTGTCTTGTAGATTAAATTATGTCTACTTCATTTCTTATCAGTACCAAATCATTTCTTGCAATGTTTGTCCAATTAACATTAtagttttttttacttatttgttcaCAATTTTGAACATAACTGAATTACTCTATTGATcatgttggggttttttaatcACCTTcaagattaaaaaattaaactcCAAGGAAACTTCACATTTGTCGattttaaatttataaacatAAAAATGACCCAGTTTAGAGCTAAAAGTTTAGTTCTTGGCAATAAATACCTTATTCATTGAGCTGTGCATATGTTTCCTGAACTTGATTCTGAAATGGCCTTTTGAATACACTGTGTATTCTAAGGGATAGCAGGTTGGTTACTCTATTGCGTTGAAAATGTACTTTGTAAGATTAATATGTGAGGTCCCACAAATCAGAGGTGGCTTGCAATTTTGTTAACTTGACTTGTTCTCTGCTAGATAAACTTGAACAGAGTCTGCCTTTCATTACATCAGTGCCagtagaagtttaaaaaaattggttCTTTGATCAGAGGCCAAAACTGGGTTATAAACTCATGAATTTATATTCTGGTGGCTATTATAAATACACCATAGTTTtatgaaggtttttttaaaatctctttcataCTTGATGATAAAAGTTGACTATGTAAAATGTTGAATTTTCTAAAAGATGCTACTAACTTTTTGTTGGGGAAAGGCAGCTTTGCCCAGTTGCATTGGAATTGTGGTAAGAGTCCCCTTCTGGTAATGTAAAGGGCTATTAAAAAGAAAGCTATATAttttaaagacagaagaaaattagAAGTTCACAGGGCCACTCAGGACCTCTGTGCCTTGGTGAAGCATCAGGTTCTTTACCATGTTATGTTTAAAATACCAGTTGCTGTATTTGAGACTGTATGGTGGCAGAAATTTTCAATCTTACATATAGAGGCTACTTTAAATTTGTTATTCTGTTAGATATGACTATGGGCTCATTGtcactgtagttttttttttttttttaacaaattttgcTCTTACATTCTTACTGAGAGAAATACAATTGGAATCTCTTGTTGCCTGTCAACTGGAAGAACATTAtggtggtttgttttgttttatatcagaATCCATCATTTCCTCAAATTCCATTGAGGGTGAGAACAACTTGAAAATTTTCAAGGTtaaagagatgagagacagacCCTTATTTTGCAATGTGCTTTGTATTGTTAAAAGGTTTGTTTATTCTTATCATGGAAATAGAATAATTGATCTCCGAAATTGGGGACAGGGTAGAGAAGCCTGAAAGGGCTTTCTATTTTTGTCTTAGTTTAATTTATGAAGGGTGGCTTAATTTTCAATGTAAAGTATCTTAAGTTTCCAGAATTTTACCCATTTGAAAAacagtacaaaataaaatacgttTTATTGTTGACCCCCATACAGGTCTTTGTTCCCTTCATCAAGGCAGATTGTTGAAATTTGGTTGTGTCATAGAATGCTATATGTCATTTAAGATTGATACTATGTGTTTGGGATGAGGGAATTGGTGTGCATTACTTTAGAGAGAAGTCAGGCAGATAGGGAGGTGTATACTTGCCAGAGATGTTTGCCACCTTAGTGCTGTAATGGAAATCTAGTGTAGAGTTCTAGTTGAAAAGAATTTTGCTGTGGATTGTGAAGTCCTCCTGATGCTTCTATTTTGAATAACCTTATGCTGGTTGCATTAATTGGAACACTGCAAATTTTCCTGAAAGAGATATGTAACaattcaaaagagtttggcctcaCTATCCACATAGGAAAGACTAAGTGGATGAAGAAGTTTTATTGACTAGATGATGACGTACATTTGGGTGGGCAGCCTAGAGAGCTTGTTAATcggcatacaaacacacacacacacacacacacacatctctatatatatgtatatctgagaCAGACAGTATAGATGGACAAgtttgaggccagagttgaacaaGAGGAGGCTGGATTGCCTATGGGAAATTGCGAAGTCCTTTAGTGAACCCAGGTTTCCATAGAAACAGaatcccatctttttaatactagTATTCTAGCTGTACTGCTATATGACAATAAGACATGGACTATAATAGGTTATGAAAAATTTTTAAGTGAATATCACAAAGGATAGTGGGGAGATGAGCAGGCTGAGACATATAAGCACTGAAGAAGAAGAGCCAATGTTATCATGAGGGAAATGTATGATAAAAGGAGAAGCTGGACTTTTCACCTTGTGAGGACAAGAGAGGACAGTTGGACAATCAGAAGTTCCCAGTGGCACCCTTGTGATGTCAGAAGGAATTAGTAAAGGTCTCTGGAACATAGAAGGATCTGTCTGTGGTAAACTTACAGGGGGAGACCGAAGTCTCACAGGATGAGCAAGtgtggatgggttgtgatctttATTGTGAACATAAAGTTTCAAGTCAGAAATGACAGATCCACTTCAGTTTTTCAGAGTTGTAAAGTACTTAGGATTCTGAATTTCGATGAATGTCTAGTCTGGGGTTTTTGATCCATCATTGTGTTATGAATCttttgggcagtctggtgaaaactacacaaagaattaaaaaggaaatcaattatattaaaatagagtTATCAGAGTATTGGGATTAAAGCAAGCCAACTCATGGACACAGGTTAATACCTTGTCTTAAGTCCTTTTTGTACATACTCATAATGAtgttgttttaaaactttgatgaAGAGTATGACCCTTGATCCTCCAGTAGGTATATTTGCGCTGTTTTCACATTATCTAGAGGGCTGCTGAGTTGATGTGGGGTACTTACCTCACACCCTGCTCTGCCTTGCATGGCTGAATATACTGGCAATCCTCCAGGCCCCTGCTGTCCAAGGAAGCAAAGGCCCTGACAGAAACTCACTTAGGGTCTTTGTATGACACAGCTGAGTGCTAACCACAGGCCCTGTGAGCTGAACCCCTAAAAATGCAGTTTTTTAAAACCCCAGTAACAAACTAAGCCAAAGTGATTTATTACCCTTGTCCCCTTTCAGAGTATCATATCAAAGTGTGCTACACTTTCAAAAATGTCTAATGTTCTTTCACATAACAATATTTATAACACAGCTTGATAAGAAGCGGGAGTGGGAAATGATGTGCAGAGTGAAGCCAGATGTTGTCAAAGACAAAGAAGTAGAGAGAAATCTTCAGAGAATTGCTACGAGgtaagaaaatgtttttgtgctttttaaaatagatatatAAAAACTAGGGCAGGTAACCTGTTTCTAATTAGATTTAACTCTAAACAACTGATTACCAGGAGCCAAATGATTTATACGTAAGTCTGTTTATTTGGTACTGGATTTAACCAAGATTTCTCAAGTCTTATGAAAATATTAGAGTTTAGACAAGAATATCTGATTTGCTTAGTGCCCACTCGTACAAAAGATCCTTTACCTTTTATCgtgtttttgcatttctcttgaaATGGATCACCAAATTCGTGCTACTCAACTATTTTCTGTAGATTATGTTCATACCAAGCACATACAGCACTGATTTTATTGTGGGTATAATGACAATTATTTTAATACCAGTGAGAGTCACCTTTCTCATGGGCCCTTTAAAACTGGttgggaccttagagttcatctctttcaaactctttattttatagctgaagaaagctgaggcccagaaagtttcaGCAACTTATTATTAGTAGGAGGTTCAGGGTTCTACTTCTCACATTGTGTGTAGAACACCCAAATTGATGCTTGCTCTAAATGAAACCAGACTTGAAATTGCAACTGTGCTACTCACAGATTCTTCTTGGACAGGCAGCTGAATTGGCAGAGTTGGTCTTATTGTGTGTGCAGAAACTGAAAAGGAATATCTTTTAATGGGATAATTACTCAGCCATTTTTGCCTTGGGGTAATAATTCAGCACTTTTAGGTTCACAGAATTGCAAAAGACTTTTCTTGAAACACACATACTTGGAAGATAATgaattattaactccattttatagatgagaaaattgaggtacaTATCTAATTTGTGTCAGAGTGGTGAATCAAACCTTAATCTGCTGACTCAGTCCTGTTCTCAGTGATATACTATGTTGTCTTTCTCATGCAGCACTCGTGAAGGCTGAAAATGAAGAGGTCATCATAAGTATAATTTTAACTTGTACATCAAAAGTTAAGTagagaaattctgtgaagaaCTTAATAATATCTTCCAAACTTATCATTAATTTGATATTTGGTAACTCCATTGTGAAAATAGAGACAAGGGAGGATGGTATAAAATAGTGTTAAAAAATATAGTTTttaggataaaaaaaatgaagatgtccAAAAGCTTGTAGACTACTCAGAAGTATGGATATGCTTTATGTCATTCTTACAAAAGAATATTCAGAGAAACTAAacaacaaatttataaaaaaaataacaagagaCATCTAATTACTCAGGTAGTAGTAATTTTAGAATCAGCTGTCTATGTGAAGTCAAACTACCTACTAGTTAGAGCTGAATTcaaaatcaataataaaacagagaaaaaggataaagatgagaTAATGATAACTCATAAAATTAGATTATGTTGCACCCAATCTGATTAAAACAACTGTCAACTGAAGATTGAGAAATGGGCAAAAAAGATGGCTGTTGACCATCACAGTTTCTTAGAGAAATTTAACAATACCATACAGAAACTACAATAAGGAGGCTATTCTCAAAAACTATTTCAGTCAGCAAACAACATTTCCTTGTCAAACAGAGACATATGGCAGATGAATTCAGATTTAGAAACTCACTTTTTTGGGTAAAATGTTGCAGAGGAGACCGACAGATTGTGTCTTTTCAAGCTAAATAAAGGTAAAAAGGTAGTTGTGCGGACTATGAGTCTGCCAGGAGGTTGATGTGAGGCCTTGCTAAGACATCATCATAGGATGGATAAAACTGAAAGGATGGTTGAATTGAGGATGAGACAATAATTGGAACAAATTTACCAACATCTCTGTCATCTATCTCATCAGTGACAATAGTGCAACCACTACATTTTTATTCTACTATCTTGGTACCAGATCTAACAGGTCACTGACATTTAAGTTGAGTGGCTAGAAAGGGGCAACCACATACCAAAGAAATCTGTTCTTCAGGAGACCCAGTTTTAAGGACATGGTTTTCTAGATTTCTTAAGCCCAATTTTAAGAGtgaaaaaggagacagaaattGTGCTTCCTTCTTATTCTCCCCTTCCCAAAATGGCAAAGAAGACATCATTACTTACTGACCATTCTTTATGCATACTGTCTCATATTTACAAAATCTTTTAAAGTGATCTATACATACATTAAGGATGTCCTCTTCGAAAACAtgagaagggaatggaaaggTTTCCACAggcacagtcacatagctaagagGTATGGGGAATAGGAGGTCTTGCTGTGTTtatttgatttctattttttaaaaattgatttgatAGAACCAAGTGCATCCTTAATCTCCTCAACCAAAGTGTCTCCTATGCATTTgtttaaataataaatgattgtttgaCAGCTACTGTAGTAAAATCACTTAGTATAGAATATGTATAGTCATTATGATATGTGGTTGGATGGATAATCATTAGTATGTATATTAAGTTCTATAAGTTGTTAGATTTCTGGGCCAAGAATTGAATAGCAGCAGGAGAAGAAGCTTAGATTGCATTGTGTCGGGGAAAATGGCTGCCATCTTCATCAATTCCAATAATATTGTTCTAATTCATGCTAGTTATTGTTAGGGATTATGCTTATGGCAAGAGaaaggggtagggagggaagggaagaaaatcatcatttttgtagcatctactatgtgtcaagcactgtgctaataagcacttaaaaatattatcaccTTTGATGATCCCTGGCAGTGCTAGTTAAGTGTGATTATTACCCATTTTacggattaggaaactgaagcagacagaggttaagtaacttactcatcgtctcacagctagtaaatttctggggctaggtttcatttttgtttttgtttaaaaaaaaaatttcctaggTTAGATTTGattgcaggtcttcctgactccatgtctagagctctattcattgtaccacctagctacctctacaACACATGACAATACATGCTACTTGGGCTGCCTACTGCTGCAGACATCCCATTTTTAACCTATGTATTTCCTTTGTTAATTCTCTAAGAATCATGTCAAATCTGGAAATGATTGAGAATTACAGACACTGGGAAATCAAAATATGTATGGTAAATGTAAGTAGTTTACAGCATGATACCATCAGTGGCTTAAACATGAAAACCGAGGCAAAACCTCATTGAGTAGATGTAACTGGAAAAGGGGGTGGGCCAGTTGTATAGaggaaatggatggatggatgatcaGGGAAGCAGATGAATGAGCTCTAGGGCTATCCTCATATTCTAGAAATACCATTAAATAAGCACATTCATTAAATAAGCATCCTTTGGGGCATTGAAATCAGCCTTTGAAGGATCTATATGATGACGTGGATGATAATGGCACAAGATGAGAAGGGGTTGTGGAGGGATTGTGATTTGTGCTAAAGTGGAGCTAGAATCTATAATGATGAgatgctttttcatccattcattcattcatgaaaccattgaagtatttatttttcttttctgaggaaaagattcccttcctttttctttctctatgccTTGTTTGTaaacagtggatttttttttttgaccatcaGGCAGCCAACGAGCACTTATTAAATAGCTACTTGTGAGACTGGAGAAACAGCAAACCACAAATGAAGGTAGTCTGTGCCCTCTAGGAACTTAATTTTCTATAcaagagacaacatgtatgttataaatataaacaaaataaatactcaGGCAGTGTGAAAGTGAAGGGAAGATGTTATCAgctggaaggatcaggaaagacctcacacagaaagtgctgctggagctgagctttgaaggaaacttgggattctgagaggtagaggtgagCAAAGAATGCCCTCTGGCCATGGAGGATACTCTGTGCATAGGCGTGAAGATGAGAATTAGAATGTTGTATATGAGTAGAAAGGAGACTAGAGGATTAGGTAACTGTaaaatacataaatgtaataATACATAATTATCCTGCTCTGCCCCTGAATCTCtgaatttctccccctccctagcagtcttctcaccctggaagattcCTGTGGCCCCTTCCTCCAATTGGTAAATTCCTCATAAAACCTCCATGTTGAAAAAGTGGCCAGGCCAGCCATTTCCATTTACAACAGAGGAGACCACAAGGACATATATAGTATAGataaatgtaaaaagaataaatacaaatataggtaaagtagttaaatacataGTAGTATGAGGGAGAGGGCACGAGCATGGTGGGGGCGGTGCAATTAGAAAACCTTTATATAGAAGATGGAGCTTGTGTTGTGAAGGAAGAGATTGTTGAGGGAGTTCATTCCACGAattagaggtaataggaagccattagGATTTTGTAAGTAGGAGAGAGTGGCATAGTCAAACCTTTGCTTTATGAAAAATCACTTTTTGGAAGTTGTATGGAATGTAAATTGGAGAAGGAGGCAACATGACACCACTTAGGAGCCTATTATAGTGGTACAGTTGAGAGGGGATGAGAGCCGAAACTAGAGTAGTAGCTAGTTGGATGGAGAGAAGGGAGTCACTGCAAGACTTATTGTGGATGTTGAATTGATGACATGAGTAGTAACTGAAGTGATCCGTTGCAACAGTGGCAGTTCATTTCCCTTGGAAACAGATTGGCGCAGTAAGAAAAATCCTCAGAAATGATTTCTAAAAAGGCTTATTCacatcagaaaaagaaacaaacaagcaaaaacacccaaatggggaaaaacatttaaaataaaatttaaataagcaCTGTAAGCTATAAACCACgtttatttctttgaatttgtaAAGATGCATCTTTTTGAAACAGATGTCCACTGGGATGCTCTATAGTTGTGAATTTTATATTACTACAACTTCCAAAGGATTAAAGTTGGGGATGACCTGAAGGACAATGCAGAAATTCATGGTTGCTTTAAATAAACTACAGCACATATCCAATAAAGACCTTTGCTCCCTAAGTTGTATATAGGAAACTAATGAGGAAATGTATTTTACCCCATGGCTCAGGCCTACCCATTCTCATTCCCTCAGGTGACTATGGCTGGTACAGACTAGATTTAATTCTGGATATCTGACCCAGAAGGGtttaatttttcttgcttgttAATGCCTCATCAGGAtttcttcaggaaaatcactaaaAAAAACTTATAAATGTATGACTCATGTGTGGATGACAGAATCTCTTTTCTCATAAAGTTACACAGGGTACAATAGGCATATTGGGAATGGACTGATTTTTACTTCCTCAACCAGAGAAAATGTATAAGACAGAAAGGGCTCAAAGGGGAGCATAAATACTTACAGAGATATAAACCACTTGAATCGTCTGTTGTATCCAGCTCTCCAGAAAGCAAAGACCCTTGTAGGACTGCTGAATAGTTACTTCTCATTCACTCCATAACAATACTACTTGAGCAATCTATATTAATTTTTTATGGAGGGTTGCCAGGGTCCAGATCTCCTGCCCACACATGGCAGCCCTTTAGCTACAGGATCCTCCTTTTCATGACCCTTTTCCTGCTGTTCTggaagttttttttcctccatttgtctggTGCCCAGCTCTTAGACTCAGGACTACTCATTAGGTAACCTTCAAGACTAGAAAGATCCATTTCTCAATGTTTCTAGTCACTGACATcacttagaaaaggaaacagaaatgtAGCTGAAACTCAAGGTCCAAGAAACTCTAATCTCTGTCTTCTGTGGGTTACCATATCTACCATGACTATATGCTTTTGCTATAAGTCTCCTTTGGTGTTGGAATGGAGAGATAAATTTCTTACTCCTCCCATCCCCAAAACTCTAGTCTAAAAGTCCAAGGTCCTTGGACCATAAAGAATGGAGAAAGAGTCCCACGTAGAAAGGTTGAACCATTTGGAAACAACAGAGGGAGGAGATTCCTGACAAGATTTCAGTTGCCAGTCATCTTCAGGGGAGCCCTAGTTCCTGGGGCCAATCAGGAATTCCCATTATCCTCCCAGCAAGGGGGTAGGAGGATGTCTAGTTAAGTGAGAGATGTCCACTTTGACAAAGGTCCAAGCTCTGTAATCAAAGTGTATTGGAAAGGCTCATCAAATTGAGCATGAGTTCTCCTGAGCAACCCTGCTGTAAAATATTGGAATAGGAGGTTGGTCATTTGGTCATGTGGTATGAGCAAGTAAACATATAGATAGACCTGTTTaccataaaatataaaaaaacctagagaaaggCCTGAAATACAGTGGAAAAATATTGACAAGAATTACATAGGATGACATGGGCTTTATGATTGACATTGGTACAGGGAATATCCACATCTAGAAAGTCACAAACCCATTGAAATATTCCATAACTCTTCAATTACTATTGATAATGAATAGCCTAATGTTAACATACAAGTTAAATTCCAGCATACCTTTTATACTTTGAAAACCACATAATTCATCCTAATagtgattttcattttcaatatcaCCAGATTTTGACTTGGAAAAAATGGtagctagaatttttttttaaatgcacccAAGTACAGTTTTCTAGTTGTAACTGCCTTTTATTATTACTTAATTAAAATGGGGGGATTGCCTAATCTGCAGGGGTGTGGTGCAGTTGTTCAATGCTGTTCGGAAGCACCAGAAGAATGttgatgaaaaaatgaaagaagttggAGGTTCTGTGAGAAAACGTGCAAAGTTGATGTCGACTGTCACCAAGAAAGATTTCATTAGTGTTCTCAGAGGAGTGGATGAAAGCAAAGACAGCAGGAGTCCCACAGGCCAGAATCCAAAAGACAAACAGGTAAGAAGAGCTTGCTCTCTAAGGTGGATGCTTTTGTACTATTGGAAAAGATTTACCCCTCTGTATTGTGGCACTCATAATAAGTACATGTGGCCCAAAGACATTAGTGCAGTAATAAATATGAGAACTTCAATAACATTGGAAAATGTAAccttattattattcataatacTGAAACAGTCATGCTTAGTAGACAGTAGGGAAGAATATGAAACATATACATTATAGTATCAAATTTTTAAAGCCTCTCCTTGCTCTTTATGCCTGTCAGTGTAAATTCATGATGCTTATACTAGCAATTATTGCTGATAAGCAGAAACCATACAGAATGACATTCCTCATTTTTAGAAGTTTTTGGATTTCTGGTCCCACACTAATTTGTATGCCCTTTCATTGGTTTTTTAGGGGGATTCATCTGTCTACTGTCAGAAGTAGGTGGTGTGTAGAAGTAGCTGCAacatttttctgatttcagattCATGAATTACAGGGCAACTTAGTTTCTCATtgctctttattttaaaaaccagGTAACATTGTAGACCCATGCAGTTTGCTCATTTGGGCATACAGAAGCAGATACACAGTAGCGCCTCATTTTTTAGTATCTTAGGAAATAACTTGatattatagaaaaataaaaggagttgAGTTCTTGGAGATCATGATGATAAGTTATCCTATGCTGTTCATCACTTAGTTTATGGGTTAAGGTATTTTCACAGATGTTAGAGGGAAAAGTGTTACAAGTTTTTATCCATTTACCTTAATCATGTTATCCATTACCTTAATCACAAACTGGGTTCTGCGGGCTTGTTGGAACAAAGgcacataatacatataattttgattattatgAAAGTAGTTTGCTTTCTGATTTATATAAAATGAGTGCTTCAGATATGTGTTCCTATCTGAGaagttgtacttttaaaaaaatacattttaaatgcatatttgcatttattttctgaCTTTGATGTGCTTGGTAGCAGTAGAACAGTTCTTTTGTCACTTATCCACTGCTATGAGCTAAGTGCTTTCTAATGCCAGTGAGAAGCACTTTAATCAGTCAGGACACTGTCATGTGTTTCTGTCATatgttttttgtttatgttttgatGGAGCATACTGAAACACTCTGTGGCACAAAGGGCATTTAGGAATTTCATGCAAGCACAGTGTTGAAGTGTTTTTTAAAGTTCCTTGATTGAGTTATCATTTGACTTAATTTTTGGCAAGCATTTCTCAACTTTTAAAGTCTGTCAATCTTTTTAATTTCGAAAGAACAAAATTGTATGTTTACATAATAGAGGTGCCCACTAGTACTGTTGTTGTAAAGTGACTGTCAACGCTAATTATAGACGTCACGTTTGGGAATTTATACAGTTCATTACTCAAAATTGCAACAGACTGAAGATTTGCCAGTGATATTTTTAttgaaagaagtaaaaaaaaaatcatttggagtTGTACGGAAAAGAGGGAACAAGGAGATGGGATTTTTAAATGTTggacttttcttctttcccttatttaagaataatttaaaagaaacCTTTGTTCCTGCTTTGATacttagggattttttttaaggatataaAACTTAGATTTGCCTCTAGCAGATATTTTGTGTTCCACCATACCATTGACGTTTTAACTTACTTCCTATTATGCCTGACTCATATTCTCTCTCCAAGTTATCACAagtatggt
It encodes the following:
- the RRP15 gene encoding RRP15-like protein, whose amino-acid sequence is MAATLSDSRVGLGKKQKKLRKRKKMKMMEAALSSESEPEPEQKRDSPCGRRGSVGSWEVAKDHFSSDEAVEGDNEDDTIAYDKENESAAESNVGTNAGWADAMAKILNKKTPKSKPTILIKNKELEKEKEKEKQERLEKRKQLDKKREWEMMCRVKPDVVKDKEVERNLQRIATRGVVQLFNAVRKHQKNVDEKMKEVGGSVRKRAKLMSTVTKKDFISVLRGVDESKDSRSPTGQNPKDKQAKGKSEQGSSWSILRDDFMMGATMKDWDKESDGPDNTE